One genomic segment of Paenibacillus sp. FSL H8-0332 includes these proteins:
- a CDS encoding asparaginase: protein MNLVHKRSLSLFTALLVLFTMLSFPSITKAAEVTTPGRIIPNVVVVGVGGTITSTSPSRELFQTYGTPKVPINDIIQRLQPELSKIANVTSTELSNISSAQTTSKDLYNLTIAVDKELSNPAVDAVVVTTGTNIMEELAYWTDLTVRSPKPVIFTGSMRQSNTISFDGEANLLNAIRLAASQKTTYYGTVLMMNDEFFAAREVTKTDALRLDTFDGGRYGALGTVDENRIRAVRAPARVKDAGTEKWKTPFDLSTIQPEDLAKVDVVYSYTEASATPITALANEGVRGIVTAGHGAGGISTAQQAARTAAIEKGVLFVSATRAGSGAVYDTGAKGIIGAGDLLPQKARILLQLGLTFSKDQEQIRQWFSTIGMPDYDMSK, encoded by the coding sequence ATGAATCTTGTTCACAAAAGAAGTCTAAGTCTCTTTACCGCTCTGCTGGTTCTCTTCACCATGTTATCCTTCCCTTCGATCACGAAGGCCGCCGAAGTCACCACACCCGGGAGAATCATTCCGAATGTCGTAGTGGTCGGTGTCGGAGGAACCATCACCTCCACTTCTCCTTCCAGAGAGCTGTTTCAGACGTACGGCACGCCAAAGGTACCTATTAATGATATTATTCAAAGACTACAACCCGAGCTATCCAAAATAGCCAATGTCACCAGTACAGAGCTAAGCAATATCAGCTCGGCGCAAACCACCTCCAAGGACTTATATAATCTTACGATTGCTGTTGATAAGGAACTGAGCAATCCTGCTGTCGATGCCGTAGTGGTTACCACCGGCACTAACATCATGGAAGAGCTGGCCTACTGGACCGATCTCACCGTCCGCAGTCCCAAGCCTGTTATCTTCACCGGGTCCATGAGACAATCCAATACGATCTCCTTCGACGGAGAAGCTAATCTGCTGAATGCGATCCGGCTGGCTGCAAGCCAGAAAACCACTTACTATGGCACGGTTTTGATGATGAATGATGAGTTCTTTGCAGCCAGGGAAGTCACCAAGACGGATGCACTGCGTCTGGATACCTTCGACGGGGGCCGCTACGGCGCTCTGGGAACTGTAGATGAGAACCGGATTCGTGCGGTTCGTGCTCCAGCCCGTGTCAAGGATGCCGGTACAGAGAAGTGGAAGACTCCTTTCGATCTCAGCACCATCCAGCCGGAAGATTTGGCCAAAGTCGATGTTGTGTATAGTTATACAGAAGCCTCCGCTACGCCCATTACGGCATTGGCTAATGAAGGGGTTAGAGGGATTGTAACGGCGGGCCATGGTGCCGGCGGGATCTCTACCGCACAGCAAGCAGCCCGCACAGCAGCTATCGAGAAGGGCGTTCTATTCGTAAGCGCTACGCGCGCAGGCTCAGGGGCAGTATACGACACCGGAGCCAAAGGTATCATCGGCGCAGGCGATTTACTCCCGCAAAAGGCAAGAATCCTGCTTCAGCTGGGCCTTACCTTCTCCAAGGACCAGGAGCAGATCCGCCAGTGGTTCTCTACCATTGGAATGCCGGATTACGATATGAGCAAATAG